Proteins encoded by one window of Halomonas sp. SH5A2:
- a CDS encoding DUF2157 domain-containing protein produces MSLIERGTIPPEQVARAVDVAALSPSSRAWAVLIDRLLLWLGGLALAFAVLFFIAYNWAEMGRWPRFALVQVALVLAAGVAVWGSTRRLIFKVAITAASLLVGVLLALVGQVYQTGADPWQLFFAWAVFTLPWVWVARFDVLWVLWLGLLNVALWLYVDTWGGALDGWFIQSDAIFWWLFALNTTALAVWEWGLKRRGWCSSRWGVRLLALGSGVPVTFLMMTWIVNSASFTPTLVVYPLWLAALYGVYRRLCPDLLLVAGGCVSVISVVTLLLARFLIGKDEWQADSMLMLALVVLVMGAGAVVWLKRLHREATQ; encoded by the coding sequence GTGTCGTTAATTGAACGGGGAACAATACCGCCTGAACAGGTGGCGCGCGCGGTGGACGTTGCCGCATTGTCGCCTTCTTCCCGTGCCTGGGCCGTGTTGATTGATCGGCTGTTGCTATGGCTGGGCGGGCTGGCGTTGGCTTTCGCAGTGCTGTTTTTCATCGCCTATAACTGGGCAGAGATGGGCCGCTGGCCGCGTTTTGCACTGGTGCAGGTGGCGCTGGTGTTGGCCGCGGGGGTTGCTGTTTGGGGCAGTACTCGGCGGTTAATCTTTAAGGTTGCGATAACGGCAGCGTCCCTGCTGGTCGGGGTGCTCTTGGCATTGGTGGGGCAGGTGTACCAAACGGGTGCCGACCCTTGGCAGCTGTTCTTTGCTTGGGCGGTGTTCACGCTGCCCTGGGTTTGGGTGGCGCGTTTTGATGTGCTTTGGGTGCTGTGGCTTGGGCTGCTTAACGTGGCGCTCTGGCTTTATGTCGATACGTGGGGCGGAGCGTTGGATGGTTGGTTTATCCAGAGCGACGCCATTTTCTGGTGGCTATTCGCGCTCAACACAACGGCGCTTGCCGTGTGGGAGTGGGGCCTAAAGCGCCGGGGCTGGTGCTCGAGTCGTTGGGGTGTACGATTATTGGCGCTGGGGAGTGGTGTGCCCGTCACGTTCTTGATGATGACATGGATCGTCAATTCGGCCTCTTTTACACCAACGCTAGTGGTTTACCCGCTGTGGTTGGCAGCGCTGTATGGCGTGTATCGGCGCTTGTGCCCCGATTTATTGTTGGTGGCGGGGGGCTGTGTGTCGGTGATTAGTGTCGTGACGTTGCTGTTGGCCAGATTCTTGATAGGGAAGGACGAGTGGCAGGCGGATAGTATGCTGATGCTTGCGCTTGTGGTGTTAGTGATGGGCGCTGGGGCCGTGGTGTGGCTGAAGCGTCTACACCGGGAGGCGACCCAATGA
- a CDS encoding DUF4401 domain-containing protein has product MTRETTPLIIRLGQAGIPLNEHDTAASPEVPWFVRLLQAFSGWLAALFLLGFIALAAMPVVDSSAASMGLGLTMMGAAFALLRAARSDVLEHLALAVSLVGQLLVAWAWVMAWEASAYLWWPLLGLEVVLALVMPSYVHRACSAFAASLALYMALAMIALQQSASGLVLLALTLLWLNEFRWPGRIRHVQAWGYGLLVGLLVLQGIAHSGQPLWIQFEDHRIGTFGWLAPWLNTGLLALTLALLLHRVFKTQSRHWSAYAGVAALLLVSLYVPMVAQGVVVLLLGFAIGHRLLTGLGVLSLLVGMGSYYYWLDTTLLIKALTLLVIGVLLLILRWVLRKSLPVWHGSSTPREPRS; this is encoded by the coding sequence ATGACGCGCGAAACGACGCCTCTAATCATCCGGTTAGGACAGGCAGGCATCCCGTTAAACGAGCACGATACCGCAGCATCCCCGGAAGTCCCTTGGTTTGTGCGCCTGTTGCAGGCATTTTCCGGCTGGCTGGCGGCGTTGTTTCTGCTTGGTTTTATCGCTCTGGCCGCTATGCCGGTGGTGGACAGTTCGGCAGCGTCGATGGGCTTGGGGCTGACCATGATGGGGGCCGCTTTTGCATTATTACGTGCGGCGCGTAGCGATGTGCTTGAACACTTGGCGCTGGCGGTGAGCTTGGTCGGCCAGCTGTTGGTGGCTTGGGCCTGGGTGATGGCTTGGGAAGCGTCTGCGTATCTCTGGTGGCCTCTGTTGGGTTTGGAGGTCGTGTTGGCGCTGGTCATGCCGAGCTACGTGCACCGTGCCTGTTCTGCGTTCGCCGCCAGCCTGGCGCTGTACATGGCCCTGGCGATGATCGCTTTGCAGCAAAGCGCGAGCGGGCTGGTATTGCTGGCGCTGACGCTATTGTGGCTGAACGAGTTTCGCTGGCCCGGGCGTATCAGACATGTACAGGCCTGGGGCTATGGCCTCTTGGTGGGCCTGCTGGTATTGCAGGGAATCGCGCATAGCGGGCAGCCGTTATGGATACAGTTTGAAGATCACCGCATAGGCACCTTTGGGTGGCTGGCGCCGTGGTTGAACACCGGCTTGTTAGCGCTGACGTTGGCACTGTTGCTGCACAGGGTTTTTAAAACGCAATCGCGGCATTGGAGCGCTTATGCAGGCGTTGCCGCGTTGCTCCTGGTTTCTCTTTACGTGCCAATGGTTGCGCAAGGCGTTGTGGTGCTGTTGCTGGGGTTTGCCATTGGCCATCGCCTGCTGACGGGGCTCGGTGTGCTGTCGCTGCTGGTGGGTATGGGCAGTTATTACTATTGGCTGGATACGACGCTACTCATCAAGGCATTAACGCTGCTCGTGATAGGTGTGTTGCTCTTGATACTGCGTTGGGTACTGCGCAAGTCACTGCCTGTGTGGCATGGCTCAAGCACACCGCGGGAGCCTAGGTCATGA
- a CDS encoding GDYXXLXY domain-containing protein, which produces MMLSAKWNRVVVIVTTLLILAVVNWAIWDKERHLAEGDVVYLALAPVDPRSLMQGDYMALNFELSNAIQRALRQRHEGGTPKAKNGEVIVRLDEQRIAHFQRLDNGSPLGDEERRLHYRLRNGQVRFATNAFFFQEGHGERYESARYGQFRVNGDGELLLVSLHDVDLNRLGEMAR; this is translated from the coding sequence ATGATGCTTAGCGCCAAGTGGAACCGCGTTGTCGTTATTGTGACCACATTGCTGATTCTTGCAGTGGTCAATTGGGCCATTTGGGATAAAGAGCGCCACCTGGCTGAGGGCGACGTTGTTTACCTGGCGTTAGCCCCGGTGGACCCGCGTTCGTTGATGCAGGGCGACTATATGGCGCTCAATTTTGAGCTGAGTAACGCTATTCAGCGCGCACTTCGTCAGCGTCACGAAGGAGGGACTCCAAAGGCCAAGAATGGTGAGGTCATTGTGCGCCTGGATGAACAGCGTATCGCCCACTTTCAGCGGCTGGATAATGGCTCCCCACTGGGTGATGAAGAGAGACGCCTGCACTATCGGCTGCGCAATGGTCAGGTGCGCTTTGCGACCAACGCTTTCTTCTTTCAGGAAGGCCACGGCGAACGCTATGAGTCAGCGCGCTATGGCCAATTTCGCGTCAACGGTGACGGTGAATTGCTGTTGGTTTCGCTGCACGATGTCGACCTCAATAGACTGGGAGAAATGGCTAGGTGA
- a CDS encoding mechanosensitive ion channel family protein, with product MKANNAWPVWLVLALIFTFSSLCAAQTQGEESEDRRWFTVDSLNTGLGETPEEANRVTPRESMRSFLGLTEKGEYEKAAHMLNLSELSDDEQREQGQELARQLAEVFKRGERISVDNLSGREDAVIEDPAGQNPRVGEARRNLELASLRADGQTYDIRLARYRVDEEEPVWLIMPISVSYIPMLYEQFGPSMLEQYIPESLQSSFGMLRLWEWVAIPVFLLFVGMVGWGVHRLISLMSNWLPSGAFRMFAGQIGMPTALIVISLFTQMLLNYVVSFSAVATTTFRVLLIGILAWGAGTIALRFVDTLMLRMTRRLVGEIDDTKPKDERKLLTSLYALRRIIILVTVTSVSVYILGQIQLFESMGLSILASASVLAVLVGVAGQAVLGNIVASFQLSFAKPIRIGDLVIFEDQWCYVEGIFYTYIRLRTWDERRLIVPVTYFTSKPFQNLSVKSIKMYRYVELTLHLSADIELIRDKFVEFAKDEDDVIEHHKLLCYVTAQSETAQTVTCYLMTSDPMAGWTAEMHVREKLMAFIRDNHPEWWPREVMVISHQDVARGAKVKYSAEADNAEGKSSE from the coding sequence ATGAAAGCAAACAACGCGTGGCCCGTGTGGCTAGTGCTGGCCCTGATCTTCACTTTCTCCAGCCTCTGCGCGGCGCAAACTCAAGGAGAAGAGAGCGAGGACCGTCGGTGGTTTACCGTTGATTCGCTCAACACAGGGCTTGGCGAAACACCTGAAGAAGCCAACCGCGTCACGCCACGCGAATCCATGCGAAGCTTTCTTGGTCTCACCGAAAAGGGTGAGTACGAGAAAGCGGCACACATGCTTAATCTGTCGGAATTGAGCGACGATGAGCAGCGCGAACAAGGTCAGGAACTGGCTCGGCAGTTGGCGGAAGTGTTCAAGCGTGGCGAACGGATCAGCGTCGATAATCTCTCGGGGCGGGAAGACGCCGTGATAGAAGACCCCGCCGGACAAAACCCGCGCGTTGGCGAAGCGCGGCGTAACCTTGAACTGGCATCGCTGCGGGCCGATGGACAAACCTACGATATCCGTCTAGCCCGCTACCGCGTTGACGAAGAAGAGCCAGTATGGCTGATCATGCCGATCAGCGTGTCGTACATTCCGATGCTCTACGAGCAATTCGGCCCGTCGATGCTGGAGCAGTATATTCCCGAAAGTCTGCAGTCATCATTTGGGATGCTAAGGCTTTGGGAGTGGGTTGCCATTCCGGTCTTTTTGCTTTTCGTGGGCATGGTAGGCTGGGGTGTCCACCGCCTAATTAGTTTGATGTCGAACTGGCTTCCCTCGGGTGCCTTTCGAATGTTTGCCGGGCAGATTGGCATGCCGACGGCGCTGATCGTGATCTCGCTTTTCACCCAGATGTTGCTTAACTATGTGGTGTCGTTTTCAGCGGTCGCCACCACAACCTTTCGTGTGCTGCTTATCGGCATTCTCGCCTGGGGCGCGGGCACCATTGCGCTGCGTTTTGTAGATACCCTGATGCTGCGCATGACGCGGCGGCTGGTAGGGGAGATCGATGACACCAAACCTAAGGACGAGCGCAAGCTGCTGACATCGCTCTACGCACTGCGGCGTATCATTATCCTGGTGACCGTCACCAGTGTGTCAGTTTATATCCTGGGGCAGATACAGCTTTTTGAGTCGATGGGGTTATCCATCCTGGCGTCTGCCAGCGTTCTGGCGGTACTGGTGGGTGTCGCCGGTCAGGCGGTGTTAGGCAATATTGTAGCGTCTTTTCAATTGTCGTTTGCCAAGCCGATTCGTATTGGTGACTTGGTGATCTTTGAAGACCAGTGGTGTTACGTAGAAGGCATCTTTTATACCTATATTCGCTTGAGAACCTGGGACGAACGGCGTTTGATCGTGCCCGTGACGTACTTTACGTCCAAGCCTTTCCAGAACCTCTCGGTCAAGAGCATCAAGATGTATCGATACGTGGAGCTGACTCTTCACCTGAGTGCGGATATCGAGCTGATAAGAGACAAGTTTGTAGAGTTCGCAAAGGACGAAGACGACGTTATCGAGCACCACAAGCTGCTGTGTTACGTGACGGCACAATCGGAGACGGCGCAAACCGTGACCTGTTATTTAATGACCTCTGACCCCATGGCCGGGTGGACAGCGGAAATGCACGTCCGCGAAAAGCTCATGGCGTTCATTCGCGACAACCATCCCGAGTGGTGGCCGAGAGAAGTGATGGTGATCAGCCATCAGGATGTTGCGCGTGGAGCGAAAGTCAAATACTCCGCGGAGGCGGATAACGCTGAGGGGAAATCGTCTGAATAG
- a CDS encoding alpha/beta hydrolase family protein: protein MSLNIVQRELSNWGVTYGPPGDGPFPAIMLLHGSEGAWAGWSHRDAMLFAAHGFLAFPYGYSSGGNAWNAGHIIDYPLDRSVEAFKALRELMNE, encoded by the coding sequence ATGTCTTTAAATATTGTGCAGCGCGAGTTATCCAACTGGGGCGTCACTTATGGCCCGCCGGGCGATGGCCCTTTTCCAGCCATCATGTTGCTGCATGGCTCTGAAGGCGCGTGGGCCGGGTGGAGCCACCGGGACGCGATGCTGTTCGCCGCGCATGGGTTCCTGGCATTTCCCTACGGCTACTCAAGCGGCGGTAATGCCTGGAACGCAGGGCATATTATCGATTACCCGCTTGACCGCAGTGTGGAGGCGTTTAAAGCCTTACGAGAATTGATGAACGAGTAG
- a CDS encoding alpha/beta hydrolase family protein: protein MAKDKIEGAPDAIAAHSPPDVVCGAFDARGFRDAGDPGWQAWDVSKRAWTWQGSHEGLLPTTPIEIERYPGPLFLSHGTQDRMWSVEMTTRLEKRLIKHGRSPEVHYYEGEDHIPSSACQNKHYELLMDFFSKHL from the coding sequence ATGGCTAAGGATAAGATCGAAGGTGCGCCAGATGCTATCGCGGCGCATAGCCCGCCCGATGTCGTATGCGGTGCCTTTGATGCGCGTGGTTTTCGTGATGCCGGCGACCCTGGCTGGCAGGCCTGGGACGTCAGTAAGCGCGCCTGGACATGGCAGGGGAGCCATGAAGGCTTATTGCCCACCACACCGATAGAAATTGAGCGCTACCCTGGGCCGCTGTTTCTTTCCCATGGCACGCAAGACCGCATGTGGTCGGTTGAGATGACCACGCGACTGGAAAAACGCCTAATCAAGCACGGCCGTAGCCCGGAAGTACACTACTACGAAGGCGAGGATCATATACCCAGCAGTGCTTGCCAGAATAAGCATTACGAGTTGTTGATGGATTTCTTTTCAAAACATCTATAG